Proteins from a single region of Fundidesulfovibrio magnetotacticus:
- a CDS encoding ABC transporter ATP-binding protein, with protein MADQTLLKVEDLEVTFALRAGDYQAVKGVSFQLDRGGRLGLVGESGAGKSITGFSIINLISPPGRISGGRVLFEGRDLSKLSPEAMRSIRGDRVAMIFQDPMMTLNPVLTVGQQMVETIRAHRSISQAEAEALAVAKLAKVHIPSPERRLRQYPHEFSGGMRQRIVIAISLLADPALIIADEPSTALDVTIQAEIMELLLELCESERMGLILISHDLGVVSQVSQRMAIMYAGHIVEMGPTEAIVRAPRHPYTQGLLAALPGLQSRRGRLNQIPGVMPGLTNIPPGCPFHPRCQSAKDVCRTELPALISRRDHAVACHLTREEAQA; from the coding sequence ATGGCGGACCAAACCCTTCTCAAGGTGGAAGACCTGGAGGTCACCTTCGCGCTGCGCGCGGGCGACTACCAGGCGGTCAAGGGAGTGAGCTTCCAGCTGGACCGGGGCGGACGCCTTGGTCTGGTGGGGGAATCCGGCGCGGGCAAGTCCATCACGGGGTTCTCCATCATCAACCTGATAAGCCCCCCGGGGCGCATCAGCGGGGGCCGGGTGCTCTTCGAGGGGCGAGACCTCTCCAAGCTCAGCCCCGAGGCCATGCGCTCCATCCGGGGAGACCGCGTGGCCATGATCTTCCAGGACCCCATGATGACGCTCAACCCCGTGCTCACCGTGGGCCAGCAGATGGTGGAGACCATCCGCGCCCACAGAAGCATCTCCCAGGCCGAGGCCGAGGCCCTGGCCGTGGCCAAGCTGGCCAAGGTGCACATTCCCTCTCCCGAGCGCAGGCTCCGGCAGTATCCCCACGAGTTCTCCGGCGGCATGCGCCAGCGCATCGTCATCGCCATCTCGCTTCTGGCCGACCCGGCCCTGATCATCGCGGACGAGCCCTCCACGGCCCTGGACGTGACCATCCAGGCCGAGATCATGGAATTGCTCCTGGAGCTTTGCGAGTCCGAGCGCATGGGGCTCATCCTCATCAGCCACGACCTGGGCGTGGTGAGCCAGGTGAGCCAGCGCATGGCCATCATGTACGCCGGGCACATCGTGGAGATGGGGCCCACCGAGGCCATCGTGCGCGCGCCGCGACACCCCTACACCCAGGGGCTGCTGGCGGCCCTGCCTGGGCTTCAGTCGCGCCGGGGCAGGCTCAACCAGATCCCCGGGGTGATGCCCGGGCTCACCAACATCCCGCCGGGCTGCCCCTTCCATCCGCGCTGCCAGAGCGCGAAGGACGTGTGCCGCACCGAGCTTCCGGCCCTGATCTCCAGGCGCGACCACGCCGTGGCCTGCCACCTGACCCGCGAGGAGGCCCAAGCATGA
- a CDS encoding ABC transporter permease, translating into MTVSWKAFKDSWFLYRFLRDPVAMGCALVLFFLCAVALLAPVAAPHDVYDAINIDVLDARTPPAWTAEGSSNFLLGTDQQGRDLLSAMIYGMRTSLIIGLGATMLQCLIGVVLGLTAGYAGGKTDAFLMRMADVQLSFSTLMVAIIISVLVDVLLGRHSLALREQMAVPILVLVIGLAEWPQVARTVRASVLAEKRKEYVEAARVIGLSPLRIMFRHILPNTLSPVLVIATVQVAGAIMSEAALSFLGLGMPVTRPSLGSLIKTGFEYIFSGAWWITAFPGVLLVVLILVINLLGDWLRDFLNPKLYKKG; encoded by the coding sequence GTGACCGTCAGCTGGAAAGCCTTCAAGGATTCGTGGTTTCTCTACCGCTTCCTGCGCGACCCCGTGGCCATGGGCTGCGCCCTGGTGCTCTTCTTCCTGTGCGCCGTGGCCCTGCTGGCGCCCGTGGCGGCCCCCCACGACGTGTACGACGCCATCAACATCGACGTGCTGGACGCCCGCACCCCGCCCGCCTGGACCGCCGAGGGCAGCTCCAACTTCCTCCTGGGCACCGACCAGCAGGGGCGCGACCTCCTCTCGGCCATGATCTACGGCATGCGCACCTCGCTGATCATCGGCCTGGGGGCCACCATGCTCCAGTGCCTGATCGGCGTGGTGCTCGGGCTCACGGCGGGCTACGCCGGGGGCAAGACCGACGCCTTCCTCATGCGCATGGCCGACGTGCAGCTCTCGTTCTCCACTCTCATGGTGGCCATCATCATCTCCGTGCTGGTGGACGTGCTGCTGGGCAGGCACTCCCTGGCCCTGCGCGAGCAGATGGCCGTGCCCATCCTGGTGCTGGTGATCGGCCTGGCCGAGTGGCCCCAGGTGGCGCGCACGGTGCGCGCCTCGGTGCTGGCGGAGAAGCGCAAGGAATACGTGGAGGCCGCCCGCGTGATCGGGCTTTCGCCCCTGCGCATCATGTTCCGCCACATCCTGCCCAACACGCTCTCGCCGGTGCTGGTCATCGCCACGGTGCAGGTGGCCGGGGCCATCATGAGCGAGGCGGCCCTCTCCTTCCTGGGCCTGGGCATGCCGGTGACGCGCCCGTCGCTGGGCTCGCTCATCAAGACGGGCTTCGAGTACATCTTCAGCGGGGCCTGGTGGATCACCGCCTTCCCCGGCGTGCTCCTGGTGGTGCTCATCCTGGTGATCAACCTCCTGGGCGACTGGCTGCGCGACTTCCTCAACCCCAAGCTCTACAAGAAGGGATAG
- a CDS encoding amino acid ABC transporter substrate-binding protein, with product MKRITILALVLLLFGVTTMAQAADGSWDRVKKEGKLVIGLDDSFPPMGFKKDDGKLVGFDIDAAEELGKRLGIQIVWQPTAWDGVILSLDSKKFDCIWNGMTITEDRKGKVLFTDPYIMDGQIAVVKAGSPVKAFADLGGKVLGVQKGSSAVEAVKKLPKAASEVKEYDANPKAFLDLDSGRLAAVVIDNVSGRYFVATNPGKYTVLPGFITKEPFGIAFRKGEADLKDMIQKTLGAMVADGTMAKISKKWFGEDITDPKKW from the coding sequence ATGAAACGGATCACGATTCTGGCCCTTGTCCTGCTGCTGTTCGGCGTCACCACCATGGCCCAGGCCGCCGACGGCTCCTGGGACCGCGTCAAGAAGGAAGGAAAGCTGGTCATCGGCCTGGACGACTCCTTCCCCCCCATGGGCTTCAAGAAGGACGACGGGAAGCTCGTCGGCTTCGACATCGACGCCGCCGAGGAACTGGGCAAGCGCCTGGGCATCCAGATCGTGTGGCAGCCCACCGCCTGGGACGGCGTGATCCTCTCGCTCGACTCCAAGAAGTTCGACTGCATCTGGAACGGCATGACCATCACCGAAGACCGCAAGGGCAAGGTGCTCTTCACCGATCCCTACATCATGGACGGCCAGATCGCCGTGGTGAAGGCCGGCAGCCCCGTGAAGGCCTTCGCCGACCTGGGCGGCAAGGTGCTGGGCGTGCAGAAGGGCTCCTCGGCCGTGGAAGCCGTGAAGAAGCTGCCCAAGGCCGCCTCCGAGGTGAAGGAATACGACGCCAACCCCAAGGCCTTCCTGGACCTCGACTCCGGCCGCCTCGCCGCCGTGGTGATCGACAACGTCTCCGGCCGCTACTTCGTGGCCACCAACCCCGGCAAGTACACCGTGCTCCCCGGCTTCATCACCAAGGAGCCCTTCGGCATCGCCTTCCGCAAGGGCGAAGCCGACCTCAAGGACATGATCCAGAAGACCCTGGGCGCCATGGTGGCCGACGGCACCATGGCCAAGATCAGCAAGAAGTGGTTCGGCGAGGACATCACCGACCCCAAGAAGTGGTAG
- a CDS encoding EAL and HDOD domain-containing protein, whose protein sequence is MHRTFHGPGHAVDLFMARQPIFSKDLDVFAHELLFRKCEGDVCALITDFDDATNQVIADGFALATKGLGPREKISVNVGYDNILSGYVLALPPERTILEVPSDIQADDRFFKACDELKEKGYCFLLDNFTPTCKARENGMVPLADFIKVPVDSSTGREVARLKKELGAWRGGLVASRIESWEAFEGCRFLGFNYFQGYFFSHPKEIAGKKLPSLKAARLRLLKVLSDEEASLGAVVDALSTDQALSVRLLQFVNSAAFCMLDGKIDSLARAASLAGLDAIRKWATAAVLSDLDPSGRGRELSLRTLNGAFFLSRLTDAGLTPGTAGDTLFLLGLLRNVDGLMDMKMKDILADMPLDESLKKALLREPREPLARYVALLDRIDANDWDHARGLFKALGIAPRQAANAYLKAGEDTHALMSQI, encoded by the coding sequence ATGCATCGAACATTCCATGGTCCCGGCCACGCCGTGGACCTGTTCATGGCGCGACAGCCCATTTTCTCCAAGGATCTGGACGTGTTCGCGCACGAGCTCCTGTTCCGCAAATGCGAAGGCGACGTCTGCGCCCTGATCACCGATTTCGACGACGCCACCAACCAAGTGATCGCCGACGGGTTCGCCCTGGCCACCAAGGGCCTTGGTCCTCGCGAGAAAATCTCCGTGAACGTGGGCTACGACAACATCCTCTCGGGCTACGTGCTGGCGCTGCCTCCCGAGCGCACCATCCTTGAGGTGCCCAGCGACATCCAGGCGGACGACCGTTTCTTCAAGGCCTGCGACGAACTCAAGGAAAAGGGCTACTGCTTCCTGCTGGACAACTTCACCCCCACCTGCAAGGCCAGGGAGAACGGCATGGTCCCCCTGGCGGACTTCATCAAGGTGCCCGTGGACTCCTCCACCGGCCGCGAGGTGGCCAGGCTGAAGAAGGAGCTGGGCGCCTGGCGCGGGGGGCTCGTGGCCTCGCGCATCGAGAGTTGGGAGGCCTTCGAGGGCTGCCGGTTCCTGGGCTTCAACTACTTCCAGGGCTATTTCTTCTCGCACCCCAAGGAGATCGCGGGGAAGAAGCTGCCCTCGCTCAAGGCGGCGCGTCTGCGCCTGCTCAAGGTGCTCTCCGACGAGGAGGCGAGCCTGGGCGCAGTGGTGGACGCCCTCTCCACGGACCAGGCCCTCAGCGTGCGCCTGCTCCAGTTCGTGAACTCGGCCGCCTTCTGCATGCTCGACGGCAAGATCGACTCCCTGGCGCGCGCGGCCTCCCTGGCCGGGCTCGACGCCATCCGCAAGTGGGCCACCGCCGCCGTGCTCTCGGACCTGGACCCCAGCGGCAGGGGCCGGGAGCTCTCCCTGCGCACCCTCAACGGGGCGTTCTTCCTCTCCCGCCTGACCGATGCGGGGCTGACGCCCGGCACGGCCGGGGACACGCTCTTCCTGCTGGGCCTTCTGCGCAACGTGGACGGGCTCATGGACATGAAAATGAAGGACATCCTGGCCGACATGCCCCTGGACGAGTCCCTCAAGAAGGCCCTGCTGCGCGAACCGCGCGAGCCCCTGGCGCGCTACGTGGCTCTGCTGGACCGCATCGACGCCAACGACTGGGACCACGCGCGCGGGCTCTTCAAGGCCCTGGGCATCGCCCCGCGCCAGGCGGCCAACGCCTACCTCAAGGCCGGGGAGGACACCCACGCCCTGATGAGCCAGATCTAG
- a CDS encoding ABC transporter ATP-binding protein, protein MSALVRIENLEKRFDISGGFLEQLKFESGRVVRRRTVVKAVNGVSFEIAKGETLSVVGESGCGKSTLARAVIGLHAPSAGEVWFDGERIDTLTPKAMRPYRKRMQMVFQDPYASLNPRLTVRSILEEPVRMHFPGLSDAQVRERVAQVMRQVGLDPAWAGNYPHEFSGGQRQRVSIARALTVDPDFIVADEPISALDVSIQAQILNLLMEAQDERGLTYLFISHDLSVVRHISTRVAVMYLGCLCELAGADALFEEPRHPYTRALLSAIPRLGADPAKRVRLTGEIPSPIHLPGGCVFHGRCPSARERCRMDVPKALDAGDGRLTACHGVEEGWV, encoded by the coding sequence ATGAGCGCCCTGGTACGCATCGAGAACCTGGAGAAACGCTTCGACATCTCCGGCGGCTTCCTGGAACAGCTGAAGTTCGAGTCCGGCAGGGTGGTGCGCCGACGCACCGTGGTGAAGGCCGTCAACGGCGTGAGCTTCGAGATCGCCAAAGGCGAGACCCTCTCCGTGGTGGGCGAGTCGGGCTGCGGCAAGTCCACCCTGGCCCGGGCCGTGATCGGCCTGCACGCCCCCAGCGCGGGCGAGGTCTGGTTCGACGGCGAGCGCATCGACACCCTCACGCCCAAGGCCATGCGCCCTTACCGCAAACGCATGCAGATGGTCTTTCAGGACCCCTACGCCTCGCTCAACCCCCGGCTCACCGTGCGCTCCATCCTGGAAGAGCCCGTGCGCATGCACTTCCCAGGGCTCTCCGACGCCCAGGTGCGCGAGCGCGTGGCCCAGGTGATGCGCCAGGTGGGCCTGGACCCGGCCTGGGCGGGCAACTACCCCCACGAATTCTCCGGCGGCCAGCGCCAGCGCGTTTCCATCGCCCGCGCCCTGACCGTGGACCCGGACTTCATCGTGGCCGACGAACCCATCTCGGCCCTGGACGTGTCCATCCAGGCCCAGATCCTCAATCTCCTCATGGAGGCCCAGGACGAGCGCGGGCTCACCTACCTCTTCATCAGCCACGATCTCTCGGTGGTGCGCCACATCTCCACCCGCGTGGCCGTGATGTACCTGGGCTGCCTCTGCGAGTTGGCAGGGGCCGACGCCCTCTTCGAGGAGCCGCGCCACCCCTACACGCGGGCGCTGCTCTCGGCCATCCCGCGCCTGGGGGCGGACCCGGCCAAGCGCGTGCGCCTGACCGGGGAGATCCCCTCGCCCATCCACCTGCCCGGCGGCTGCGTGTTCCACGGCCGCTGCCCCAGCGCCCGCGAGCGCTGCCGGATGGACGTGCCCAAGGCCCTGGACGCGGGCGACGGCCGCCTCACCGCCTGCCACGGCGTGGAGGAGGGCTGGGTGTAG
- a CDS encoding ABC transporter permease — protein MFAFFVRRAGQAMLVMAIISLVCFAVQHKIGDPIRDLLGESVSETERQALRVKLGLADPLPQQYLRFVTNALRGDLGISYMFGKPALSVILQKFPATAELVFCAVLWVLALSLPLGIYAAIRPRSALTRVIMGASIVGVSIPVFLIAIIMIWIFAVFLGWLPSFGRGETVTVLGFWSTGLLTWDGLRHMVLPSISLASLTLPLFIRLIRSEMMEVLQSEYVKFAFAKGLPLWRIYLVHAFKNTLLPVITVGGVRIGTMLAFTILTETVFQWQGMGFIFLQAVERADTSLLVAYLVVVGLIFVVVNTVVDLVYGLVNPMVRVAGRK, from the coding sequence ATGTTCGCGTTCTTCGTCCGCCGGGCGGGCCAGGCCATGCTGGTCATGGCCATCATCAGCCTGGTCTGCTTCGCCGTGCAGCACAAGATCGGCGACCCCATCCGCGACCTGCTCGGCGAGTCGGTCTCGGAGACGGAGCGCCAGGCCCTGCGCGTGAAGCTGGGCCTCGCCGACCCGCTGCCGCAGCAGTACCTGCGCTTCGTCACCAACGCCCTCAGGGGCGACCTGGGCATCTCCTACATGTTCGGCAAGCCCGCCCTGAGCGTTATCCTCCAGAAGTTCCCGGCCACGGCGGAGCTGGTTTTCTGCGCCGTGCTCTGGGTGCTGGCGCTCTCGCTGCCCCTGGGCATCTACGCGGCCATCCGGCCGCGCAGCGCGCTCACGCGGGTGATCATGGGGGCCTCCATCGTGGGCGTCTCCATCCCGGTGTTCCTCATAGCCATCATCATGATCTGGATCTTCGCCGTGTTCCTGGGCTGGCTGCCCTCCTTCGGGCGGGGCGAGACGGTCACGGTGCTGGGCTTCTGGTCCACGGGCCTGCTCACGTGGGACGGCCTGCGCCACATGGTGCTGCCCTCCATCTCGCTGGCCTCGCTCACGCTGCCGCTCTTCATCCGGCTCATCCGCTCCGAGATGATGGAGGTGCTCCAGAGCGAGTACGTCAAGTTTGCCTTCGCCAAGGGCCTGCCCCTGTGGCGCATCTATCTCGTGCACGCCTTCAAGAACACGCTGCTCCCCGTGATCACCGTGGGCGGCGTGCGCATAGGCACCATGCTCGCCTTCACCATCCTCACGGAGACGGTGTTCCAGTGGCAGGGCATGGGCTTCATCTTCCTCCAGGCCGTGGAGCGCGCGGACACCTCGCTCCTGGTGGCCTATCTGGTGGTGGTGGGGCTCATCTTCGTGGTGGTGAACACCGTGGTGGACCTGGTCTACGGCCTGGTGAACCCCATGGTCCGCGTGGCGGGGAGGAAATAG
- a CDS encoding amino acid ABC transporter permease (The N-terminal region of this protein, as described by TIGR01726, is a three transmembrane segment that identifies a subfamily of ABC transporter permease subunits, which specificities that include histidine, arginine, glutamine, glutamate, L-cystine (sic), the opines (in Agrobacterium) octopine and nopaline, etc.), translating to MGERPCVRRVLAAALLLTLALALACLPVQAAPAWAQAQASTEELMRRGRDAMAEGRLQEAMEAYAAVPSPDKAHDEGEYASARMQLARLRLAAGDHEGAMQAARDVLEHFAGHAEAQNFIVAVERDRLPAWERFLRDCWRFLPSLLSGAGMTLLLVFCTMLISPLGGLVIALGRLSSYRALRAPCWFVIWLFRGTPLLLQLFFIYYGLPSLGVTLKPLTAALIGLGINYSAYLAEIIRAGIESIPSGQMEAAKALGMTYSQAMRRVVVPQTYKRLIPPVANEFIALIKDTALVSTIAMVELMRAADQMFNTYFNVTAIVLAGVIYLFFTTVFTFVFERIETRVGIYERR from the coding sequence ATGGGGGAGCGCCCGTGCGTCCGCCGCGTCCTCGCGGCGGCCCTCCTGCTGACCCTCGCCCTGGCCCTGGCGTGTCTGCCCGTCCAGGCCGCCCCGGCATGGGCCCAGGCCCAGGCCTCCACCGAGGAACTCATGCGCCGGGGCCGCGACGCCATGGCCGAAGGCCGCCTCCAGGAGGCCATGGAGGCCTACGCCGCCGTGCCCTCGCCAGACAAGGCCCACGACGAGGGCGAGTACGCCTCGGCCCGCATGCAACTGGCCCGCCTGCGCCTGGCGGCCGGGGACCACGAGGGGGCCATGCAGGCCGCGCGCGACGTGCTCGAACATTTCGCCGGGCACGCCGAGGCCCAGAACTTCATCGTCGCCGTGGAGCGCGACCGTCTGCCCGCCTGGGAGCGCTTCCTCAGGGACTGCTGGCGCTTTTTGCCCTCGCTCCTCTCCGGCGCGGGCATGACGCTGCTCCTGGTGTTCTGCACCATGCTCATTTCGCCCCTGGGGGGGCTGGTCATCGCCCTGGGGCGGCTCAGCTCCTACAGGGCGCTGCGCGCGCCGTGCTGGTTCGTCATCTGGCTGTTCCGGGGCACGCCGCTTCTGTTGCAGCTCTTCTTCATCTACTACGGTTTGCCCTCCCTGGGCGTGACGCTCAAACCGCTCACGGCGGCGCTCATCGGGCTGGGGATCAACTATTCGGCCTACCTGGCCGAGATCATCCGCGCGGGCATCGAGTCCATCCCCTCGGGCCAGATGGAGGCGGCCAAGGCCCTGGGCATGACCTACAGCCAGGCCATGCGCCGGGTGGTGGTGCCCCAGACCTACAAGCGCCTCATCCCGCCCGTGGCCAACGAGTTCATCGCCCTGATCAAGGACACGGCCCTGGTCTCCACCATCGCCATGGTGGAGCTGATGCGCGCGGCGGACCAGATGTTCAACACCTATTTCAACGTCACGGCCATCGTCCTGGCGGGCGTGATCTACCTGTTCTTCACCACCGTGTTCACCTTCGTCTTCGAGCGCATCGAGACCAGGGTGGGCATCTACGAGAGGCGCTGA
- the greA gene encoding transcription elongation factor GreA: MQSIPISMQGFRRLERELDDLKKERPAVIQAIAEAREEGDLRENAGYDAARERQGMLEARIRYIEGRLATSQVIDLATLDGDRVTYGATVEIEDVETGETKTWTLLGPDENDPAKGSISLLSPVGQAMLGKEEGDEIVVDAPRGKIRYEIVSVRFLGVLP, from the coding sequence ATGCAATCCATCCCCATCTCGATGCAGGGTTTCCGCCGCCTCGAAAGGGAGCTGGACGACCTCAAGAAGGAACGTCCGGCCGTCATCCAAGCCATCGCCGAGGCCCGTGAAGAAGGCGACCTGCGCGAAAACGCGGGCTACGACGCCGCCCGCGAACGCCAGGGAATGCTCGAGGCGCGCATCCGCTACATCGAGGGCCGCCTGGCCACCAGCCAGGTCATCGACCTGGCCACCCTGGACGGCGATCGCGTCACCTACGGCGCCACCGTGGAGATCGAGGACGTGGAAACCGGCGAGACCAAGACCTGGACTCTGCTCGGCCCCGACGAAAACGATCCCGCCAAGGGCTCCATCTCGCTCCTCTCGCCCGTGGGCCAGGCCATGCTGGGCAAGGAGGAGGGCGACGAGATCGTGGTGGACGCCCCGCGCGGCAAAATCCGCTACGAGATCGTCTCCGTCCGCTTCCTGGGCGTCTTGCCCTAG
- a CDS encoding M20 family metallopeptidase, translated as MDALTREIVELTKALIRFPSTAADPGARKACADHIAATLDAWGIGFERLEHEGVESILALPEPGRCRVLLMAHYDVVAAPAALFEPREEDGKLFGRGAIDDKYAVALAMALLKRQKGQGGAMPLGVLLTGDEETGGRNGARHALQHVQAELGIALDGGSPRTLVTLQKGVIRFRLTARGKAAHGARPWMGGNAIEALMADLARVRALFTDDAPDHWHKTLNIGVIQGGTVVNMVPAEAWALLDIRHTEREDPEALKAAVRAAVRGELELTNQSVQFNGGDSPLLDLLDASVPGLERGRSHGATDARFLSERGIPGAVWGARGDGTQHTAGEYLHLDSLEELTASMARFLDSVPAK; from the coding sequence ATGGACGCCCTTACCCGTGAAATCGTCGAGCTGACCAAGGCCCTCATCCGCTTCCCCTCCACCGCCGCCGATCCGGGGGCGCGCAAGGCCTGCGCGGACCACATCGCCGCCACTCTGGACGCCTGGGGCATCGGCTTCGAGCGCCTGGAGCACGAGGGCGTGGAGTCCATCCTGGCCCTGCCCGAGCCTGGGCGCTGCCGCGTTCTGCTCATGGCCCACTACGACGTGGTGGCCGCGCCCGCGGCCCTCTTCGAACCCCGGGAGGAGGACGGAAAGCTCTTCGGCCGGGGCGCCATCGACGACAAATACGCCGTGGCCCTGGCCATGGCCCTCCTGAAACGCCAGAAGGGGCAAGGCGGGGCCATGCCCCTGGGCGTGCTGCTCACCGGCGACGAGGAGACCGGCGGCCGCAACGGCGCGCGCCACGCCCTGCAACACGTCCAGGCCGAACTGGGCATCGCCCTGGACGGCGGCAGCCCGCGCACCCTGGTGACGCTCCAGAAGGGCGTGATCCGCTTCCGGCTCACGGCCCGGGGCAAGGCGGCCCACGGCGCGCGGCCCTGGATGGGCGGGAACGCCATCGAGGCCCTCATGGCCGATCTGGCCCGCGTGCGCGCCCTCTTCACCGACGACGCCCCGGACCACTGGCACAAGACCCTGAACATCGGCGTGATCCAGGGTGGCACGGTGGTGAACATGGTCCCGGCCGAGGCCTGGGCGCTTCTGGACATCCGCCACACCGAGCGCGAGGACCCGGAGGCCCTCAAGGCCGCCGTGCGCGCCGCCGTGCGGGGCGAACTGGAGCTGACCAATCAGAGCGTGCAGTTCAACGGCGGCGATTCCCCGCTGCTGGACCTCCTCGACGCCAGCGTGCCGGGCCTGGAGCGCGGCCGCTCCCACGGGGCCACGGACGCCCGCTTCCTCTCGGAGCGGGGCATCCCCGGAGCGGTCTGGGGCGCGCGCGGCGACGGCACCCAGCATACGGCCGGGGAATACCTGCACCTGGACTCCCTAGAGGAGCTGACGGCCTCCATGGCGCGTTTCCTGGACTCGGTGCCCGCGAAGTAG
- a CDS encoding ABC transporter substrate-binding protein — MKKSLALLAALALAGLMAVNAQAKTLKLALDADPPRLDYMSQLSGNLLSYAEWVFDPLVRWTKDMKIENRLAEKIEQKDPLTLRVTLRKGVTFHSGNPMTAADVVWTFERARKAPDWKALYDAFKEAKAIDDNTVEFTFSRPEPLALNLLTYIFPMDSKFYSGKDAQGKDKDLISKTDPVFANSNASGTGPFKVVSYEPQVKMVLERNTAHWDKKTKGNVTQVILTPIKNPGTRTAALLSGDVDFINPVNPQDQDLIKQDKNLALVNMASTRVITIGLNPTAQPEFKDVRVRQAVIAAVNNAGIVDKIMNKLTVPANQLSAKGMSGFNPDLKPRFDLEKAKKLMKEAGFEKGFTVTMIAPNNRYTNDDKIAEAVAGMLARINIKVDLKTMPIAQYWPEFQKRQASLQMVGWHPDTEDSANFFEFLLFCENKEKGWGAYSAGYCNPKLDELVMSASTETDLKKRNKILQDAEKMAYDDGATITLHFEPLSWAAKKNVKLDTCINQQNFLYLGDLVIE; from the coding sequence ATGAAGAAGTCCCTCGCCCTCCTGGCGGCGCTGGCGCTCGCGGGCCTCATGGCCGTCAACGCCCAGGCCAAGACCCTGAAACTGGCCCTCGACGCCGACCCCCCGCGCCTCGACTACATGAGCCAGCTCTCCGGCAACCTCCTGTCCTACGCCGAATGGGTCTTCGATCCCCTCGTCCGCTGGACCAAGGACATGAAGATCGAGAACCGCCTGGCCGAGAAGATCGAGCAGAAGGACCCCCTGACCCTGCGCGTCACCCTGCGCAAGGGCGTCACCTTCCATTCCGGCAACCCCATGACCGCCGCCGACGTGGTCTGGACCTTCGAGCGCGCCCGCAAGGCCCCGGACTGGAAGGCCCTCTACGACGCCTTCAAGGAAGCCAAGGCCATCGACGACAACACGGTGGAGTTCACCTTCAGCCGTCCCGAGCCCCTGGCGCTGAACCTGCTCACCTACATCTTCCCCATGGATTCCAAGTTCTACTCGGGCAAGGACGCCCAGGGCAAGGACAAGGACCTCATCTCCAAGACCGACCCCGTGTTCGCCAACTCCAACGCCTCCGGCACCGGCCCCTTCAAGGTGGTCTCCTACGAGCCCCAGGTGAAGATGGTGCTCGAGCGCAACACCGCCCACTGGGACAAGAAGACCAAGGGCAACGTCACCCAGGTGATCCTCACCCCCATCAAGAACCCCGGCACCCGCACCGCGGCCCTGCTCTCGGGCGACGTGGACTTCATCAACCCCGTCAACCCCCAGGACCAGGACCTCATCAAGCAGGACAAGAACCTCGCCCTGGTGAACATGGCCTCCACCCGCGTGATCACCATCGGCCTCAACCCCACCGCCCAGCCTGAGTTCAAGGACGTGCGCGTGCGCCAGGCCGTGATCGCCGCCGTGAACAACGCCGGCATCGTGGACAAGATCATGAACAAGCTCACCGTGCCCGCCAACCAGCTCTCGGCCAAGGGCATGTCCGGCTTCAACCCCGACCTCAAGCCCCGCTTCGACCTGGAGAAGGCCAAGAAGCTCATGAAGGAAGCCGGCTTCGAGAAGGGCTTCACCGTCACCATGATCGCCCCCAACAACCGCTACACCAACGACGACAAGATCGCCGAGGCCGTGGCGGGCATGCTGGCCAGGATCAACATCAAGGTCGATCTCAAGACCATGCCCATCGCCCAGTACTGGCCCGAGTTCCAGAAGCGCCAGGCCAGCCTGCAGATGGTCGGCTGGCACCCCGACACCGAGGACTCCGCCAACTTCTTCGAGTTCCTGCTCTTCTGCGAGAACAAGGAAAAGGGCTGGGGCGCCTACTCCGCCGGTTACTGCAACCCCAAACTCGACGAACTGGTCATGAGCGCCTCCACCGAGACCGACCTCAAGAAGCGCAACAAGATCCTTCAGGACGCCGAGAAGATGGCCTACGACGACGGGGCCACCATCACCCTGCACTTCGAACCCCTCTCCTGGGCCGCCAAGAAGAACGTGAAGCTGGACACCTGCATCAACCAGCAGAACTTCCTCTACCTGGGCGACCTGGTCATCGAGTAG